In the genome of Populus trichocarpa isolate Nisqually-1 chromosome 6, P.trichocarpa_v4.1, whole genome shotgun sequence, one region contains:
- the LOC7484684 gene encoding protein fluG translates to MEFSELREAIEKVGLVDAHAHNIVALDSSFSFINAFTEATGTAALSFAPHSLSFKRNVREIAELYGCENSLKGVEEYRRSSGLESSSLKCFEAARISAILIDDGLKLDEKLGIEWHRSLAPFVGRILRIETLAEEILDSEIPDGWTLDKFTEAFVRKLKSVADKIVGLKSIAAYRSGLEINTNVARKDAEKGLTEVLRDGNPTRIANKSFIDYIFTLSLEVSLSFDLPMQIHTGFGDKDLDLRLSNPLHLRMLLDDERFSKCRVVLLHASYPFSKEASYLASVYPQVYLDFGLAVPKLSVHGMISSVNELLELAPIKKVMFSTDGYAFPETYYLGAKKARECLFSVLRDACIDGDLTLAEAIEAAKDIFALNAIKFYKINVDANAFSSKDTVSVNPVKIESRALENSSSLVRVMWVDTSGQHRCRAVPVKRFSDIVRKNGVGLTHASMGMSSAADSPSDETGLTGVGEIRLIPDVTTRKKIPWMERQEMVLADMHLRPGEPWEYCPREALRRVLKVLKDEFDLVMDAGFENEFVLLKSVSWEGKEEWVPIDSAPYCSTASFDLVSPILDEIVGALHSLDITVEQLHAESGKGQFELAMGHTTCPLSADNLIYTREVIRAIARKHGLLATFVPKLALDDIGSGSHVHISLLRNGENVFMASGGSSKHGISSIGEEFMAGVLHHLPSILAFTAPIPNSYDRIQPNTWSGAYQCWGKENREAPLRTACPPGIIDGLVSNFEIKSFDACANPYLGLAAIGAAGIDGLRKHLRLPEPIDKNPSLCANLPRLPQSLPESLEALKKDSVLEDLIGEKLLVAIKGVRKAEIDYYSQNKEAYKQLIHRY, encoded by the exons atggaGTTTTCAGAGTTAAGAGAAGCAATAGAGAAGGTGGGATTAGTAGACGCTCATGCTCACAACATTGTAGCTCTcgattcttcattttctttcatcaaTGCCTTCACTGAAGCCACTGGCACCGCTGCCTTGTCCTTTGCCCCTCACTCCCTCTCCTTCAAG AGAAATGTGAGGGAGATTGCGGAGTTGTATGGATGTGAGAATTCATTGAAAGGTGTTGAAGAATATCGCAGATCGTCAGGGTTGGAATCTAGTAGCTTGAAATGCTTTGAAGCTGCGAGGATATCTGCTATATTGATTGACGATGGACTGAAATTGGATGAGAAGCTTGGTATTGAGTGGCACAGGAGTTTGGCTCCTTTTGTTGGTCGAATTTTGAGAATTGAAACCTTAGCTGAGGAAATTCTTGATAGT GAGATACCAGATGGCTGGACACTGGACAAGTTCACTGAAGCTTTTGTTAGAAAATTGAAAT CAGTTGCTGATAAGATAGTTGGTTTGAAAAGCATAGCTGCATACCGCAGTGGTCTAGAAATTAATACAAATGTTGCTAGAAAAGATGCTGAGAAAGGCCTCACTGAAGTTTTACGTG ATGGGAACCCTACTCGCATAGCAAACAAAAGCTTTATCGACTATATTTTCACGCTGAGTCTAGAGGTTTCTCTAAGCTTTGACTTGCCGATGCAGATACACACCGG TTTTGGAGACAAAGATTTGGATTTACGGTTGTCCAATCCTCTTCATCTTCGAATGCTTCTTGACGATGAGAGATTTTCCAAGTGTCGAGTTGTTCTCTTACATGCATCATACCCATTTTCAAAGGAAGCATCATACCTTGCCTCTGTTTATCCCCAG GTGTACCTTGACTTTGGATTGGCTGTTCCTAAACTCAGTGTCCATGGCATGATATCTTCTGTCAATGAACTTTTGGAATTAGCCCCAATAAAGAAG GTTATGTTCAGCACAGATGGCTATGCATTTCCTGAAACTTACTACTTag GTGCAAAGAAAGCACGCGAATGTTTATTTTCTGTTCTACGTGATGCATGCATTGATGGTGATCTCACATTAGCTGAAGCTATTGAAGCAGCTAAAGACATTTTTGCTCTAAATGCTATTAAATTTTACAAGATTAATGTGGATGCAAATGCTTTTAGTTCAAAGGATACTGTTTCTGTCAACCCTGTGAAGATTGAGAGTAGAGCTCTAGAAAATAGCAGTTCACTTGTTCGTGTCATGTGGGTTGACACCTCTGGACAGCACCGATGTCgt GCTGTTCCAGTAAAGCGCTTCAGTGACATTGTTAGGAAGAATGGTGTCGGCTTGACTCATGCATCTATGGGGATGAGTTCAGCTGCTGATTCTCCATCAGATGAGACTGGTCTTACTGGAGTAGGTGAGATCAGACTAATACCTGATGTAACAACCAGAAAGAAAATTCCATG GATGGAACGGCAGGAAATGGTTTTGGCTGACATGCATCTTAGACCTGGTGAACCTTGGGAATATTGCCCAAGAGAGGCCTTACGAAgggttttaaaagttttaaaggATGAGTTCGACTTG GTAATGGATGCAGGTTTTGAAAATGAGTTTGTGCTCTTGAAGAGTGTATCATG GGAAGGGAAAGAAGAATGGGTGCCCATTGACTCAGCTCCCTACTGCTCTACAGCATCATTTGATTTAGTTTCCCCCATACTTGATGAAATAGTTGGTGCTCTTCATTCCTTGGATATTACAGTGGAGCAG TTACATGCAGAATCTGGGAAAGGTCAGTTTGAATTGGCCATGGGACACACGACCTGCCCACTCTCTGCTGACAACTTAATATATACCCGTGAAGTTATTAGGGCTATTGCAAGGAAACATGGATTATTGGCAACTTTTGTTCCAAA GCTTGCATTAGATGACATTGGTTCTGGATCCCATGTGCACATTAGTTTGTTGAGAAATGGAGAAAATGTTTTTATGGCATCTGGTGGATCTTCCAAGCATGGGATTTCAAGCATTGGAGAGGAGTTTATGGCCGGGGTTTTGCATCATCTTCCTTCGATTTTGGCCTTCACAGCGCCAATTCCAAATAg TTATGATCGAATACAACCAAACACATGGAGTGGAGCATACCAGTGTTGGGGAAAAGAAAACAGGGAAGCTCCATTAAGAACTGCTTGCCCACCTGGTATCATAGATGGTTTGGTGAGCAACTTTGAAATTAAATCTTTCGATGCATGTGCAAATCCATACTTGGGCTTGGCTGCTATAGGGGCTGCTGGCATAGATGGCCTTAGAAAGCATCTTCGTCTGCCTGAACCTATTG ATAAAAACCCTTCTCTCTGTGCAAACCTTCCTAGATTGCCTCAATCACTTCCTGAATCTCTAGAAGCTCTTAAGAAAGACAGTGTGTTGGAGGATCTTATTGGGGAAAAGCTTTTGGTTGCTATAAAAGGAGTTCGCAAG GCGGAGATTGACTATTACTCCCAGAATAAGGAAGCATACAAGCAATTGATACACCGTTATTAG